Genomic DNA from Azospirillum brasilense:
GGCCGAGAAGATAGCCGTTGGCGGTGTAGAAGATCAGCAGGTTCAACCCGGGCACCATCAGATACAGGGGCAGGGCGAACAGATTGACCAGCAGGACGATGGCGAAAAAGCGCAGCGCGGTCAGCAGTTCTTCGCCAAGGCCGGTCTGGCGGGGCGGCGGCAACTGGGGATAGTGGCGCCGCTCCACCGCCTGCACCACCTCGTCCAGGAAGAAGCTGGACACCATGCCGACCGTGGCGGGAAACAGCACCCAGGCGAGCAGCAGGACGGCCAGCCCGCCCAGCACGTCCAGCACCCCGTCCACCCAGGCGTAGCCGGTCAGCGCCGTGTGGAACAGCGCCCACCACACGGCCCCGGCCAACAGGGCGAAGGCGGCGATGGTGGACAGCACGCCGATCCACACGACACGGCGGGACGCCGGGTCGGAAAGCTGTCCGATGGCGAGAAGCAGGGCGCGGATCATACGGATTCTTTCTATGGGGCCGTTGCGGCCGGGCGACGCTTATCTACGACGGCGGGCCGTTCCATTCCAGGGGGCCTTGCGCCGCGCTTGAGAAGTGAAGGCGGGCCGCTATACTCGCGCCCGGTTTTGTTCAGCGGTCCAGACACCGCATTTCCCCAGCCTTTCCAAGGAGCGCCCATGGCCACGGCCGAATTCGACGTCACCGGCATCGGCAACGCCATCGTCGACGTGATCGCCCATGCCGACGACGCCTTCCTCACGGCCAACGGCATCGAGAAGGGCGCGATGACGCTGATCGACGCCGCCCGCGCCGAGGAGCTGTACGGCCGCATGGGTCCGGGCATCGAGGTGTCGGGCGGTTCCGCCGGCAACACCATGGCCGGCATCGCCTCGCTGGGCGGCCGGGGGGCCTACATCGGCAAGGTCCACGGCGACCAGCTCGGCCAGGTCTTCCGCCACGACATCCGCGCCGCCGGTGTGCATTTCGAGACGGCGGCCGGCCATGGCGGCGCCCCGACGGCGCGCTGCCTGATCCTGGTGACGCCGGACGCCCAGCGCTCCATGAACACCTTCCTCGGCGCCTGCGTGGAGCTGGGGCCGGAGGACATTGACGAGGCGCTGATCGCCAACTCGCAGGTCACCTACCTGGAAGGCTATCTGTGGGACCCGCCCCGCGCCAAGGAGGCCTTCCGCAAGGCCGCCTCCACCGCCCACGGCGCCGGGCGCAAGGTGTCGCTCTCGCTGTCCGACAGCTTCTGCGTCCACCGCCATCACGCGGAGTTCCTGGATCTCGTCGAGGGCCATGTCGACATCCTGTTCGCCAACGAGCATGAGATCACCGCCCTCTACAAGACCGACCGCTTCGAGGATGCGCTGGAGGCGGTGAAGCGTCTCGGCAAGACCGCCGCCCTGACGCGCAGCGAGAAGGGCGCCGTCATCGTCTCCGGCGGCGAGGTGGTCGAGGTTCCCGCATCCCCGGTCGCCCGCGTGGTCGACACCACGGGGGCCGGCGACCTCTACGCCGCCGGCTTTCTCTACGGCTTCACCCGCGGCATGGCCCCGGCGGTGTGCGGCCGCATCGGCGCGCTGGCCGCGGCGGAGATCATCAGCCACGTCGGCGCCCGTCCGGACGTCGTGCTGGCCGATCTGCTTAAAGACGCGGGCGTTCCGGCCTAATTGCCGGAACAGCGCCTGTACGGTATAAGCTGGCGGACCTTCCCGTCCGCCGGCTCCGCCCCCATGCAAGTCTATCTGCCGATCGCCGAGATGTCGGTCAACGCCCTGCTCGTGCTCGGCATGGGGGGGCTCGTCGGCTTCCTGTCCGGCATGTTCGGGGTGGGCGGCGGTTTTTTGATGACGCCGCTGCTGATCTTCATCGGCGTTCCGCCCGCCATCGCGGTGGGCACCCAGGCCAACCAGCTCGTCGCCGCCAGCGTGTCGGGCGTGCTCGCCCACTGGCGGCGCGGCAACGTGGATGTCAAGCTCGGCGTGGTCATGCTGCTGGGCGGCATGGTCGGCACGGTGGTCGGCGTCTGGATCTTCTCCATTTTGCAGCGGATCGGCCAGATCGACGCGGCGATCACGCTGTCCTACGTCTTCTTCCTCGGCACCATCGGCACGATGATGATGGTGGAGGCCAGCCGCGCGCTGATCCGCCGCCGCGCCCCCACCGCCAAGCGGGGCAAGCTGCACCGCCACATGTGGCTCCACGGCCTGCCGCTGAAGATGCGCTTCCAGCGCTCCAAGCTCTACATCTCCGCCCTGCTGCCGGCCGGGATCGGGGCGGTCGGCGGGATGCTGGTGGCGATCATGGGCATCGGCGGCGGCTTCATGCTGGTGCCGGCGATGATCTATCTGCTGAACATGCCCACCGGGCTGGTGGCCGGCACCTCGCTGTTCCAGATCATCTTCACCACGGCCATGGCGACGCTGCTCCAGGCGGCGACCAACCAGACGGTGGACGTGATGCTGGCGCTGCTGCTGCTGATCGGCGGGGTGGTCGGCGCGCAGTTCGGCACCAAGGCCGGCGGCCGTCTGCGCGGCGAACAGGCGCGCCTTCTGCTGGCCTCGCTGGTCGTCGCGGTGGCGCTGAAACTTGCCTTCGATCTGGTGGTCGAACCGAACGACGTCTTCACCATCTCGACGAGGATGTCGTGAGCGCTGTCCGCAGGGGCGCCGGGCGGCTGTGGTCCGTCCGGATCGCCGGCGGGCTGGTGGGGCTTCTGGCGGGGGTGTTCCTCGCTGCTACGGTGTGGGCGCAGCAGCTCGTCGCCGACCTGTCGAGCCACCTGATCGCCATCACCACCGGCTTCACTGGGACGGAGGTCGTGCTGTTCGGCACCACCGACGGGGCGGGCGACGTCGCCATCGTGGTGACCGGCCCGCGCACCCCGGTCACGGTGCGCCGCAAGGAGCGCATCGCCGGCATCTGGATCAACGCGCGCAGCGTGCGGTTCGAGCAGGTGCCGGGCTACTACATGGTCGCGACGAACCGCCCGCTGGACCAGTTCGTCGGCCGCCCGGTGCTGGAGCGCCATCAGATCGGCCTGCCGAACCTTCAGCTCGGCCCGCGCGAGCAGTTGGCCCCGGACCAGCTCGCCCTGTTCCGCTCCGCCCTGATCCGCAACAAGCAGCGCGCCGGGCTCTACGGCATCACGCTGGGGCAGGTGTCCTTCCTGGGCGAGCGGCTGTTCCGGACCAACATCTATTTTCCGGCCAACGTGCCGACGGGGCTGTACAATGTGGAGGCGCTGCTGATCCGCGACGGCGAGGTGGTCAGCGCCCAGACCACGCCGCTGGTGGTGTCCAAGGTCGGCTTCAGCGCGGAAATCTACGACTTTGCGCGCAACCAGCCGATGATTTACGGTGTTGCCGCGGTGATTGGCGCCATCGCCGCCGGCTGGCTGGCCGGCGCCATCTTCCGGAGGGTGTGACCGATGTCCGATCCGATTGCGACCGATCCGGCGGTGAACGATCCGGCTGCGACCGAACCGGATTCCACGGCCAAGCCGCCGGTCCGCATCTTCCTGGTCGTGGTGGACGAGAGCCCGGAGCTTCAGCTCGCCCTGCGCTACGCCTGCCTGCGCGCCCGCAAGTCGGGGGGCAAGGTGGCGCTGCTCTACGTCATCGAGCCGGGCGAGGTGCAGCAGTGGCTGGCCCTGGAAAACCTGATGCGCGAGGAGCAGCGCGCGGAGGCGGAGCAGAAGCTCCAGAAGCTGGCGCGCGACGTCAACCGCCTGACCGGCACCCTGCCGGCCCTGTACGTGCGCGAGGGCAACCGCCGTGACGAGGTGCTGGCCCTGATCGACGAGGAGCCGAGCATCTCCATCCTCGTGCTGGCCGCCGGCATCGAACCGGAGGGGCCGGGGCCGCTGATCTCCTACTTCACCAACCGCGGCCTCGCCAAGATGCGCATTCCGCTGACCATCGTTCCGGGCGGCATCGGCATCGACGCGCTGGACGCCATCACGTAAGGCATCAACGCCCGTAAAGCGCGGTGAGGCTGCGCTGGTCGATGTCGGACCGGTCGTCGGTCAGCACCGGGTGCCCGGCCAGTTCCGCGGGGGCCAGCGTCTCCAGGATGCGCGAGGCGGCGTACGCCGCACCCGGCGGAGCGGCGCGCAGGCGTACACTCAGATCCTCAAGCGTACGCGCCTCCTTCGTGGCGATCAGCAGGTAATTCCCGCGTCCGGCGTCGGCGACGTACACCGACGGGAAGACCGCGCCCTGCGTCGCCGCCAGCGGCCCGACCAGGGCGTCGCGGTCCATGGGGGAGGCGACGTTCATGACCAGCACACCGCCCGGCGCCACCCGCCGCTCCACCGCCGCGAAGAACTCCCGGGTCGCCGTGAAGAAGGGGATCAGCGCGGTCGAATAGAGATCGACGATCACCACGTCGTGCTGCTCCGGCGACCGCTCGACGTGGCGGCGGGCGTCCTCCACGGCGACGCGCACCTCGGGCCGCAGGCCGAACCTCTCGCGCGCCACCTCGACCACCGCGGGGTCCAGCTCCACCCCCAGGATGTCGGCGCCGGGCCAGCTGTCGAGGATCTCCTTGGCGGCGGCCCCGCCGGCCAGCCCCAGCACCAGGACGCGCGAGCCGTTCCCCAGGGCCGGGACGGCGGCGAACAGGTCGTAATAGAGGCCGGTCGGCCCGCCGTCCTTGCGCAACCGCGACTGGGTGGCCCAAGCCACGTTCAGGTGCAGGCGGATCTGCTCGGCGTCCTCCTGCACCATGATCGTGTTGTGCGGCGTCTCGCGGTAGAGGGCGAAGCCCTGCCCCTCGCCATGGCCGGCCGCCCAGGCCAGGGGAACCGCCAGGGCTGCGGCGGCAGCCACCCGTTTTCCACCCGGAACGAACAGGCAGGCGAGCGTCGGCAGGACCGCCGCCAAGGCGTAGCCCGCCGACACCCCGACCTGCGGGATCGCGTAGAAGGAGGCGAAGAAGGTGCCGCCGATGCTGCCCAGCGTGCCGACCGCGTAGATCCGCCCCGCCGCCGCCGCAC
This window encodes:
- a CDS encoding EI24 domain-containing protein — encoded protein: MIRALLLAIGQLSDPASRRVVWIGVLSTIAAFALLAGAVWWALFHTALTGYAWVDGVLDVLGGLAVLLLAWVLFPATVGMVSSFFLDEVVQAVERRHYPQLPPPRQTGLGEELLTALRFFAIVLLVNLFALPLYLMVPGLNLLIFYTANGYLLGREYFEMVAIRRMGRKEAGFLRRSSPLKPFLAGAVIAFLSTIPFVNLLVPVIASAFMVHIYHSMTGSMTGLSRREGA
- a CDS encoding adenosine kinase produces the protein MATAEFDVTGIGNAIVDVIAHADDAFLTANGIEKGAMTLIDAARAEELYGRMGPGIEVSGGSAGNTMAGIASLGGRGAYIGKVHGDQLGQVFRHDIRAAGVHFETAAGHGGAPTARCLILVTPDAQRSMNTFLGACVELGPEDIDEALIANSQVTYLEGYLWDPPRAKEAFRKAASTAHGAGRKVSLSLSDSFCVHRHHAEFLDLVEGHVDILFANEHEITALYKTDRFEDALEAVKRLGKTAALTRSEKGAVIVSGGEVVEVPASPVARVVDTTGAGDLYAAGFLYGFTRGMAPAVCGRIGALAAAEIISHVGARPDVVLADLLKDAGVPA
- a CDS encoding sulfite exporter TauE/SafE family protein, which encodes MQVYLPIAEMSVNALLVLGMGGLVGFLSGMFGVGGGFLMTPLLIFIGVPPAIAVGTQANQLVAASVSGVLAHWRRGNVDVKLGVVMLLGGMVGTVVGVWIFSILQRIGQIDAAITLSYVFFLGTIGTMMMVEASRALIRRRAPTAKRGKLHRHMWLHGLPLKMRFQRSKLYISALLPAGIGAVGGMLVAIMGIGGGFMLVPAMIYLLNMPTGLVAGTSLFQIIFTTAMATLLQAATNQTVDVMLALLLLIGGVVGAQFGTKAGGRLRGEQARLLLASLVVAVALKLAFDLVVEPNDVFTISTRMS
- a CDS encoding TIGR02186 family protein gives rise to the protein MSAVRRGAGRLWSVRIAGGLVGLLAGVFLAATVWAQQLVADLSSHLIAITTGFTGTEVVLFGTTDGAGDVAIVVTGPRTPVTVRRKERIAGIWINARSVRFEQVPGYYMVATNRPLDQFVGRPVLERHQIGLPNLQLGPREQLAPDQLALFRSALIRNKQRAGLYGITLGQVSFLGERLFRTNIYFPANVPTGLYNVEALLIRDGEVVSAQTTPLVVSKVGFSAEIYDFARNQPMIYGVAAVIGAIAAGWLAGAIFRRV
- a CDS encoding universal stress protein → MSDPIATDPAVNDPAATEPDSTAKPPVRIFLVVVDESPELQLALRYACLRARKSGGKVALLYVIEPGEVQQWLALENLMREEQRAEAEQKLQKLARDVNRLTGTLPALYVREGNRRDEVLALIDEEPSISILVLAAGIEPEGPGPLISYFTNRGLAKMRIPLTIVPGGIGIDALDAIT
- a CDS encoding fused MFS/spermidine synthase → MSGPDPSPARPSLRSFALAAAAFSAGWSLMMMEILGGRLMAPHFGYSVYQWGAVIGVVMTFMAAGYWTGGQLGDGPKAVPALRAALLAGVAAAALTPWLGKPMLADAAGRFNAVEGSVVGAALILGLPSFALAMVSPICAGLSSLTGAAAAGRIYAVGTLGSIGGTFFASFYAIPQVGVSAGYALAAVLPTLACLFVPGGKRVAAAAALAVPLAWAAGHGEGQGFALYRETPHNTIMVQEDAEQIRLHLNVAWATQSRLRKDGGPTGLYYDLFAAVPALGNGSRVLVLGLAGGAAAKEILDSWPGADILGVELDPAVVEVARERFGLRPEVRVAVEDARRHVERSPEQHDVVIVDLYSTALIPFFTATREFFAAVERRVAPGGVLVMNVASPMDRDALVGPLAATQGAVFPSVYVADAGRGNYLLIATKEARTLEDLSVRLRAAPPGAAYAASRILETLAPAELAGHPVLTDDRSDIDQRSLTALYGR